A stretch of the Mustela nigripes isolate SB6536 chromosome X, MUSNIG.SB6536, whole genome shotgun sequence genome encodes the following:
- the ITM2A gene encoding integral membrane protein 2A yields the protein MVKIAFNTPTAVQKEEARQDVEALVNRTVRAQILTRKELQGATQEKEGSSGRCMLTLLGLSFILAGLIVGGACIYKYFMPKSTIYHGEMCFFDSEDPANSLRGAEPYLMPVTEEADIREDDNVAIIDVPVPSFSDSDPAAVIHDFEKGMTAYLDLLLGNCYLMPLNTSIVLPPKNLMEFFGKLASGKYLPHTYVVHEDLVAVEKIRDVSNLGIFIYQLCNNRKSFRLRRRDLLLGFNKRAIDKCWKIRHFPNEFIVETKICQE from the exons ATGGTGAAAATCGCCTTCAATACACCCACGGCGGTGCAAAAAGAGGAGGCGCGGCAAGACGTGGAGGCTCTTGTAAACCGCACGGTCCGAGCTCAAATCTTGACCCGCAAG GAGCTCCAAGGTGCCACCCAGGAAAAAGAGGGCTCCTCTGGGAGATGCATGCTTACTCTCTTAGGCCTTTCATTCATCTTGGCAGGACTTATTGTTGGTGGGGCCTGCATTTACAAGTACTTCATGCCCAAG AGTACCATCTACCATGGAGAGATGTGCTTCTTTGATTCTGAGGACCCTGCAAATTCCCTTCGAGGAGCAGAGCCCTACCTTATGCCTGTGACCGAGGAGGCTGACATTCGAGAGGATGACAATGTTGCAATCATTGATGTGCCTGTCCCCAGTTTCTCTGACAGTGATCCTGCAGCAGTTATTCATGACTTTGAAAAA GGCATGACTGCTTACTTGGACTTGCTGCTGGGGAACTGCTATCTGATGCCCCTCAATACCTCTATCGTTCTGCCTCCAAAGAATCTGATGGAGTTCTTCGGCAAACTGGCA AGTGGCAAATACTTGCCTCACACTTATGTTGTTCATGAAGACCTGGTTGCTGTGGAGAAGATTCGTGATGTTAGTAACCTTGGCATCTTTATTTACCAACTTTGCAACAATCGCAAGTCCTTCCGCCTTCGTAGAAGAGACCTCTTACTGG GTTTCAATAAACGTGCCATTGATAAGTGTTGGAAGATTAGACACTTCCCCAATGAATTTATCGTTGAGACCAAGATCTGTCAAGAGTGA